GAATTACAGAGATTTTTTCAGGATTTGTCCACTAAAACTGTATATGCTGACAAGAACAGCAGCCTACTGCTAACCTGTGTTCTCACCATTATTCGGTTATATGCAAATTTATTTAGATTACAGCGCCACTACACCCACTCGAAAAGAAGCGATCGCAGTTATGCAAACAATCTTCACTCAACAGTGGGGCAATCCCTCCAGCTTACATGAGTGGGGACAACGGGCAGCAATGGTTGTAGAACAAGCCAGAGTCCAAGTTGCTGGTTTAATTAACGCTGTTACCCCTGAATCCATCGTTTTTACCTCTGGTGGTACTGAGGCAGATAATTTAGCAATTATGGGTGTGGCTCGGTTGTATGCTGTTCCTCAACATCTAATTATCTCCAGCGTTGAGCATTCCGCAATTTCTGAAACAGCACGATTTTTAGAAACGTGGGGTTGGGAAGTTACACGCCTGTCTGTAGATATGAAAGGTAGAGTTAATCCCTTAGATTTAAAGGCGGCGTTGCGACATAACACAGTTTTAGTTTCTATAATTTACGGTCAAAGTGAAGTTGGGACTGTCCAACCGATCGCAGAACTGGGTAAGATTGTGCGATCGCACGGTGCTTTATTCCATACAGATGCAGTGCAAGCTGCGGGACGTTTACCCATAGATGTGCAACAACTGCCTGTAGATTTACTTAGCCTTTCTAGTCATAAAATATATGGCCCCCAAGGTGCAGGGGCGCTGTATGTGCGCCCTGGTGTGGAGTTAATGCCTTTAATAGCTGGTGGTGGACAAGAAATGGGACTGCGTTCTGGTACGCAAGCAGTACCGATAATTGCCGGATTTGGTGTCGCAGCAGAATTAGCAGCGCAAGAACTAGCTATAGAAACACCACGTTTAATTGAGTTACGCGATCGCGCCTTTGCCCAATTAGCTGAGATTCCTGGTTTAATTCCTACAGGGGATAGCTGCGATCGTTTACCTCACCATGTCAGTATGTGCCTAGAAAACGCTGATGGCAAAAAACTCAGCGGTAAAACCTTGGTACGACAGCTAAACCTTGCTGGCATTGGTATCAGTGCTGGTGCTGCTTGTCACAGTGGTAAACTTAGCCCCAGCCCGATATTGTTAGCAATGGGCTATTCAGAAAAAGCGGCTTTGGGTGGAATTCGTATCACATTGGGGCGTGATACTACTGAAGCTGATATAGATTGGACAGTGCTGGTATTGAAGCAAGTTTTGCAAAGGCTAACACCAGATTTATCTTTAGTTAAGCGTTAAATTATGGACGATAATTTTAGGATTTCAAATAATTATGATTATCTAATTAGCGTGATTTTAATTTTCGTAAGAAGGAGATAAAACATCATGAATACTGTCAAACTGACTACTGATGGTATTCATCAAATGGTTATTTTACCCGAAGACTTTCAACTTGCTGGGACTGAAGTTTACATCAAAAAAATTGGTAACGCCATTATCCTGATTGCCAAAGAAAACCCTTGGGAATCCATCATTGATAGTCTAGACAATTTCTCCGATGACTTCATGAATTCTAGAGATCAGCCAGTTATTGACACTAGAGAAAGTTTTTAAATACGATACCTCCTTGATATGAACATCTGCATTTACCTGATAAAGCAAAAAAACCAAAAAATACTGGATAAATTCTAAACTTTTAGCATTTCTGATGTGGGTATCTCCTCTATGACTGTTGCCGAACTCGAATATGGAGTTGCCAAAAGCCAACAAATTGTTAATAGATGAGTTGGTAGTGTGCGTCAGTATTCGCGTAGCGTCTCCAAGAGTTGCTTACATTTGCGTATTGTCTCGTAGACTATCAGGTATAGTTAAAAACTATTAATTTTCAATAGAGAAAAATACAACAGGATAAAATTTCCTCTTGGTTAGTTTAACCAACTATCTACTTTAGAACAGAGGAATGACTAATGCTGAAAATTTTTGTAACTTTTTTGTGTGCTATTTTTCTGAGTTTTAATTTAGCTATCAGTAACGCTTGGGCAACTGGTCAATTTTCTCAAACTTGTAAAGATATTAGTGTTAATGGCTCAACCCTAACCGCTACTTGCGAACAAGCCGATGGATATAATCTTTCTACAACTTCCATCGACTTAAATCCATATATCGCTAATCTTGATGGAACATTAGACTGGGATGGAGATAAATTTGCTCTGACCTGCGACAATATTGGTTTAGCTGGTGCTAGCAGACTCCGTGCTGAATGCGAGAGAGCCGATGGAGAGACACTTCTAGGAACATACATTGACCTTAATGAACACATTGCTAATATTAACGGAACTCTCAAGTTTGAATAATTTTTAACCAGATAGGTAGGGGCAATATCGTGGCGAAATGCGCTTTGTAAATGCGTGTACATGAATTGCTCCTACTTAACAATCAATACGCTTGGGTTAATGGCTACTGCCAATAATTTTGAGTTTTCGAGACGCGATCGTTGTCTCTACAAGTGTTTTGGATTTATCTGAACTGTATTGACTTAAAACTCTATTTCAACTCGATAAATTCCAAAATTTTAGGGGTGGTTATGAAACCACCCCTTTATTCCCCTGAATATTTAGAATTTACTTGCAGCCCCTTAATGGGAAGTTAATTTACTCAGAAATATTAATTGAAGTTTCAACTTGAGAATTAGCCAATGTTGGTGCAGAGAAAATCCGCGAGTACAGACTTGATGGTTGTTGATGAGCAACTACTGGTAGAACTTGACGAGCATGGGTAGCTAATTCTACTGCCTTTACATCATAAGTCTGCGTTGCTAATTTGGGATAGAAACCAATTCCGATAATTGGTAGCAACAAACAAGCGGTAATAAATATTTCGCGGGGTTTGACATCAGATATTACAGCATCCAAGTGCAACTCTTCATTTTGCTCACCGTAGAACACTTGACGCAGCATCGACAGTAAATAAATTGGTGTCAAAATTACGCCAACGGCTGACAGCAGTACAACTACAATTTTGAAGCTGGAACTGTAAACATCACTGGTGGCGATACCGAGAAATACCATCAACTCGCCCACAAAACCACTCATTCCAGGTAAGGCAAGAGAAGCCATTGAACCAATGGTAAACAAAGCAAAGGTTTTGGGCATTACCTTGGCCATACCGCCCATTTTATCCATCATCAAGGTGTGAGTGCGATCGTAAGTCACGCCAGAGAGGAAGAATAAGCTAGCAGCAATCAAGCCGTGAGAAACCATCTGTAGCACTGCACCGCTAATACCTAACTCTGTGTAGGAGGCAATGCCAATCAGCACAAACCCCATGTGGGCTATTGAAGAGTAAGCCAAGCGGCGTTTGAGATTGGTTTGGGCAAAGGCACAGCAAGCACCGTAGACAATGTTCACTACACCCAAAATTGCTAACACTGGCGCAAAAGTCACATGGGCATTGGGCAACATTTCCACATTGAAGCGGATGAGGGCATAACCACCCATTTTTAACAACACACCAGCCAAAATCATTGAACCGGGTGCTGATGCTTCACCGTGGGCATCAGGTAGCCAAGTGTGTAAAGGGAAAATTGGTAATTTTACGCCGAAGGCAATCAAGAAACCGGCATAAACTAATAATTCCAAGGTTTTGGGATATTCCTTCATTCCCAGAGTTGCCATATCGAATGTGACGGTATCTCCAGAGAATGCCATTGCGAAACCAGCAATCAAGATAAATATTGATGCGGCGGCAGTGTAAAGGATGAATTTGGTAGCGGCATAACGGCGGTTTTGTCCTCCCCAAATGGAAATCAGCAGGTAAACCGGCACTAACTCGATTTCCCACATTAGGAAAAACAACAGCAAATCTTGGGCGACAAATACGCCAAGCTGGGCGCTGTACATCGCTAACATCAAACCATAAAATAATCGCGGCTTGGTGGTAACTTTCCAAGCCGCGAAGATTGCGAGGGTATTTATTAAGCCTGTCAGAAGTAGCAAGGGCATCGATAAACCATCAACCCCCACAGCCCAATGCAAACCTAACTGCGGTATCCAGGGATAGTTTTCTACAAGTTGCAGTGTTGAACTCTGAAAGTCGTACTTATACCAAAAAGCATAAATCATCAGTGCAAAGTCGGCAAAAGCAACTCCCAAGCCATACCACCGCACAGTTCTACCTTCTTTGTCTGGGATTAGGGGGATGGCTAAGGCTGCCACCAAGGGTAAGAGGATTATGGCTGTTAGCCAGGGAAATTCAATAGCATTCATCACTTCTGACAATCAATTTGACTTCTCGCTTTTAGTTACATTATATTAAGGGATTTTGACTTTTGTAAACATTGTTGAGCTTTCAAAGATTAAATTTTTGATGTCGATAGGAATATATACTCGTCAAATGTCAGTTTTTCAGGATAAATAAGAATAAATACTTATCGTATTTTGCCGTTTTCTATTCTAAATGTAAACTTTTGCAACGTCAACAAAAAACGGCAGCTAAAGCCACCGTTACAATTCCGTCATATTTCATGGTTAAGCCCAATTGTCAGAGCTGTTCGTCTCTGTGGTTAAATAAATTACTTTTAAACCGCAGAGGCACAGAGAGCGCAGAGAGAAAAACAGAGATTTTACGAATCACCTTGAAAGGGCTATCCTTCACACTATCCGGTTGACAATTGTCCACACTTCCCCATCTGAGCGGACATAGGGGACGGAGATTGTTTTGAACCCAGTAATGAAGGGCTTGTAATAAATCTGCCAATACATTGGACTAAGTTGATTGGCACAAGCTTTAAGAAAACGGACTTCTGCGGCCAGTTCTCCCGCTAGTTGATTAATGCGTTCAGCATGAATCTGAGCAATTTCTTTGGCTTCCTCTAGCTGCTGCTGGAGGATAAGTTGCTTTGATTCACCTTGCGATCGCACTAACTTACCTTGTTTTTGTTTGATCTTGCCTTCCAAGGCGGCGATCGCTGCATCGATGCCTTGGATTTCAACTGATAATTGGGCATTTTCTCTGGCTTGACGGCGGTATGCTTCCACCAATGCCTGTGGTGAATCATTCTCGCCAGAGATGACATTATTAATAGTGAGTGCGGCACGTTCTTCTAAAAGAATCTGTATTTGGGAGTTAAGCGCCGCCATTTCAGCCTGAATTTGCTCCATAAATCGACTTTTAAGTGCTGAGTAAAATAGTCATCTGAATTTTTTAAAAGATTTTTGCGCCTTGGGTATCAAGAGAAAGCGATCGCACCTCGGCTGTAATTCCTTCTTCTTGCCAAGCAGCTAACATCGCCGCCTCCACTGCCTCTGAGTGTAACTTATCTGCCAAAGCTAACAGTGTTGGCCCCGCACCACTAATCACCATACCATAAGCACCAGCGCTAACAGCTGCAATGTTGAGAGCATCATAACCAGGAATCAAAGCTTTACGATATGGTTGATGCAATCTATCTTGTAGAGCAGTCTTTAACCATTGTCCGTTACCAGTTTCCAGACCGCGCAACAATAATCCCAAATGTGCCGTATTGAAAATCGCATCAGCACGACTTACTTCTGTTGGGAGAACACCCCGCGCCTCGGAAGTGGAAAGTTCAAAATCAGGAATAGCCACAACTGCGACAACATCTTTATGCCAGGGAACATCACAAATTTCCCAAGCTGTGCCACTGGTAGCAGCGAGACGACATCCTCCCAACAAAGCTGGAACTACATTATCAGGATGTCCTTCCATTGCGATCGCTAATTCCATTACCTGTGACTGACTGATCGGTGTACCCTCAAGTTGATTAGCAGCAACCAACCCAGCAACAATTGCTGTGGCTGAACTACCCAAACCCCTTGCTAACGGAACACCTAACTTAATCTCTATTTTTACAGTGGGCGGTGTTTGCTCTATATGTTGATAGAACTTGACAAATGCTTGGTAGAGGAGATTATTTTCATCAGTTTGGACTCGTTCAGCTTCCGTACCAGTAACATGAATAGTTAGCCCACCCTCTTCTAAACGAGTGAACTTGAATTGGTTGTATAGCTTTAAAGCTACACCGATGCAATCAAAACCAGGCCCCAAATTAGCAGTTGTGGCGGGAACAGTAACAGTGATACTAGAAACAACAGACATTGGTAAAACTCACTAATCATCAACCAGCATCCCACGTATTGGTAGCACTTTGAGGCTAGTACCGCAAGGCGGAATTCAAAATTCAAAATTCAAAATTCAAGATTAATACAGCGTAAGCATTTCATTGATTTTGAATAGGTGGTTTATTTACGCCGTGTTGTACTAGTTTTTGGTCGTTATTAACACGATACTTTGATGTGTTGTTCCTGAATCCATCTTTCAAGCCTTGAGTTGCAGTAGTTGTGGCTCAGTAAAAATTCTATCTCTCTCTAATTGCCATGAATGATTTAGGACTGTTATAGTACAGATACACTATAAAAAATTACAAGTTCCAAAAAATATAATTTGCAGAATTTGTAGTTTACAAGGTTTTAATAAAGGTCTTGAAAGTGATTCATAAAAACCATTAGCACACATATCAAATATTAGTAAATTCTGAAAATATATGAAATTTAGAACCTTCGAATATCCTTTTGCACTCATGTTAATCAGCTTCAGTTTTTTGCAGACAGCTGATGCTCAAACTCCTGTAGATGAAATCTCCAAGCTATCTCAAGAAGTTTCTGTACTTCGGAAACAAGGCCCAACAGGATTACAAGTATTTCTCAAATCTCATGCCAATACGTTAAATAGCGATTCTTCAGGTACAGTTCTACCTTCCTCTGTACTCCGTGTAGCCTTAGATGAACTCTGCCAGCAACGAGACTGTTACGCCTCTCGTCTGTACTGGTACACTGATATAGAACAAGCCAAAGCTGCTGCTAAAACTAGTGGTAAACCCATTTTATCTCTACGGTTATTGGGCAAGCTGGATCAAGATTTGAGTTGTGCGAATAGTAGGTTCTTTAGAGTCGCACTGTATCCGAATGTTGAAATTTCTAAACTGCTTCAAGACCGCTTCATTTTGCACTGGCAATCAGTACGTCCTGTACCCAAGGTAACTATTGATTTTGGCGACGGACGCAAGTTAGAGCGAACGATTACAGGCAATAGCATTCATTACATATTAGATGCATCAGGTCGCCCAATCGATGCAATTCCAGGGTTATATAGTCCCAAAGAATTTTTGCGCCAGCTACAGCAGGCTGAAGTAGCAGTAAAAAGTTACAGTAAACTTACACCAAGCGATCGCGAGTCTTTTTTAAGAAAATACCATAGCGATCGCCTGAACTCAATCCAA
This Nostoc sp. C052 DNA region includes the following protein-coding sequences:
- a CDS encoding cysteine desulfurase family protein; this encodes MQIYLDYSATTPTRKEAIAVMQTIFTQQWGNPSSLHEWGQRAAMVVEQARVQVAGLINAVTPESIVFTSGGTEADNLAIMGVARLYAVPQHLIISSVEHSAISETARFLETWGWEVTRLSVDMKGRVNPLDLKAALRHNTVLVSIIYGQSEVGTVQPIAELGKIVRSHGALFHTDAVQAAGRLPIDVQQLPVDLLSLSSHKIYGPQGAGALYVRPGVELMPLIAGGGQEMGLRSGTQAVPIIAGFGVAAELAAQELAIETPRLIELRDRAFAQLAEIPGLIPTGDSCDRLPHHVSMCLENADGKKLSGKTLVRQLNLAGIGISAGAACHSGKLSPSPILLAMGYSEKAALGGIRITLGRDTTEADIDWTVLVLKQVLQRLTPDLSLVKR
- a CDS encoding antitoxin, with protein sequence MNTVKLTTDGIHQMVILPEDFQLAGTEVYIKKIGNAIILIAKENPWESIIDSLDNFSDDFMNSRDQPVIDTRESF
- a CDS encoding CVNH domain-containing protein; amino-acid sequence: MLKIFVTFLCAIFLSFNLAISNAWATGQFSQTCKDISVNGSTLTATCEQADGYNLSTTSIDLNPYIANLDGTLDWDGDKFALTCDNIGLAGASRLRAECERADGETLLGTYIDLNEHIANINGTLKFE
- a CDS encoding NAD(P)H-quinone oxidoreductase subunit 4, with protein sequence MNAIEFPWLTAIILLPLVAALAIPLIPDKEGRTVRWYGLGVAFADFALMIYAFWYKYDFQSSTLQLVENYPWIPQLGLHWAVGVDGLSMPLLLLTGLINTLAIFAAWKVTTKPRLFYGLMLAMYSAQLGVFVAQDLLLFFLMWEIELVPVYLLISIWGGQNRRYAATKFILYTAAASIFILIAGFAMAFSGDTVTFDMATLGMKEYPKTLELLVYAGFLIAFGVKLPIFPLHTWLPDAHGEASAPGSMILAGVLLKMGGYALIRFNVEMLPNAHVTFAPVLAILGVVNIVYGACCAFAQTNLKRRLAYSSIAHMGFVLIGIASYTELGISGAVLQMVSHGLIAASLFFLSGVTYDRTHTLMMDKMGGMAKVMPKTFALFTIGSMASLALPGMSGFVGELMVFLGIATSDVYSSSFKIVVVLLSAVGVILTPIYLLSMLRQVFYGEQNEELHLDAVISDVKPREIFITACLLLPIIGIGFYPKLATQTYDVKAVELATHARQVLPVVAHQQPSSLYSRIFSAPTLANSQVETSINISE
- the thrB gene encoding homoserine kinase, with the protein product MSVVSSITVTVPATTANLGPGFDCIGVALKLYNQFKFTRLEEGGLTIHVTGTEAERVQTDENNLLYQAFVKFYQHIEQTPPTVKIEIKLGVPLARGLGSSATAIVAGLVAANQLEGTPISQSQVMELAIAMEGHPDNVVPALLGGCRLAATSGTAWEICDVPWHKDVVAVVAIPDFELSTSEARGVLPTEVSRADAIFNTAHLGLLLRGLETGNGQWLKTALQDRLHQPYRKALIPGYDALNIAAVSAGAYGMVISGAGPTLLALADKLHSEAVEAAMLAAWQEEGITAEVRSLSLDTQGAKIF